From the genome of Argentina anserina unplaced genomic scaffold, drPotAnse1.1, whole genome shotgun sequence:
CCAATGGCCACAACAACAGCACCAGCAACATCAATGACGACGACAACGACAACAACAACGATGCCGACCACAGTATCCCTTTCTAGGCGCCACCTTATTTGGTGGCTCCATTTCGAGACGACTCGATCGGACGGCATCGAAACTTGGGACCGGATCCGGGCGAAAGCGACCGGCACACAAGATAACAACTCCGACGGCCCCGAGCGAAAAGCAAAGGTGACAGCCGGAACGGGGCCGCCGCTGACCAGCagccggcggcggcggcggcggccaaCGAAACTGATCATTACGATCGGCAGCGGCCCGCCGGCTTGACTTTGACTCGGCCGGCCGGCCATCTATTTTTCACCAAATCGTCTAGTTTGTGTGTGCGGATTAGGCGGGCCGAGCCGGCGAAAAGTCGCCCCTGACGGCTAAATTTAGgcaggggggggggggcaaaAAATAGAACCAACCGGCGGCTGAGGTGGTGGAATGAGACTTTGACTCGTTTGGCCGCCAGACGGCTCTTGGCACCTCTTGCGGCGCGGGCAACAAATTGGGCGCATCCGACATTTGTCTCATTTGTCTCCGAGTTGAATCAACTCGGCGCCCGCCCGCCCGCCCGCTAACAACCACCCACTCGGATTGGACGGACGGACGGACGGCGGCAAATTAGTCGCCGCCGCCTCGCTCGCTAATGCCGGAGCCGTCGCCTCCAAATGAGGAGGCGCCGCAGCTTCCTTTACACCAGAGTTGCGACAAAATTAATGAGTGGCGGCAATCTTTTATCATTGTCGGCGCCAACTGCACTGCACTGCACTGCGCTGCACTTCACTTCATTTCACGTGGCCAAGCCAGCTTGCCGGCCGGCCGGCCGGCCGGCTATTGGCAATTCAGCGGCCGCCAAGCAGCCAACTggtcggcggcggcggcggcggctgcCAGAAGCAGCAGCTTTTTTGCCCTTCCCTCTGGCCGCCGCCGCGGCATTGTGTTTCAGTGGCTCTGCATTGGCCGGTCGATGGCGCCGGAGCCGCCGCCGCTGTCGTTGAGTAATATATTGATTTCGCGTACGAGCGGAGGCGGCCACGCCGGGCCGGCCAGCTCGGGCCGGCTCAGGCCGGCTCAGACGAAGCAATTAGTTGATAATGGCATGGTGCGCGCGCGCGATACAATTCAAGGAGCGGCCTTCGCCTCGTCTCGGCCGCCCCAGCCCGCGAAACTAACAAGCCAAGCGCGCGTGGCCTCGCCGGCACCAACCAGGAGCAAGCCAAAAGCCGCCGGCCTCAGCCGAGCCGAGCCGAGCCGAAAAAAGGCCGGCCAGACTAAACTAATGAGCCGCCCGGCAGCTAGAattcgccgccgccgccgccgcctcgTCTGTGTCTCGAGTGGATATACATTAATGGGCCAGCTAACTGATAGTTCGCAggcggccgccgccgccgctctTTACTTTTCTCTACGCCGTTCGCGGCTGCATCCTAAGCAGACTAAGCTCGCTTTCAAATCAAGCTAATGGAGCCGCCGGGCGCCAGACTTGCGGCCGCAAACTCGGCGTGATTCGGGCCCATCGGCGCGATACCTGCCTCGCCGCGGCCAGCGGCCCACGAGGAAGCGGAAATGAATCCCACTCGGGCGCCGGCGGCCGCCGCTCGAGCGACTCGGCGCAACGCCTTGCGACGAGCTGCGCCCGACCATTGATTGGTCCTAGCGCGGCCGGGCGAACTTTCGGGGCTCTCTCGGGCGTCCAAGTTCAAGTTTAACGGCTACTCGAGCTGAgtcgggccgggccgggccgggccgggccgagtCTGGCTCAGCAGTCAGAGTTTAAAGTTTGCCGTCGTCTTCGGCGGAATCTGTCGCCGGGTCGGCGctgttgatgttgttgtttttgccgctgctgctgctgttgttgttgttagaGCGCGACTCTCTTTTAGTTGGCTGGCTTCTTGTTCTCATTTGTTATAGAGTGAAGAATGCGCCTTGGACAGCATGCGGCCGGCCGATGGCGTGTGCGCCGCATTAGAGACGCATCTCGGCCCAGCAGCATGGCTGgcgtgttgttgttgttgttgttgctgttgttgttgttgttgctgctgtTGCTGCTGTTGCTGCCGATGTGTACTTAAGCGCACTGAGGCTAATAGTCGGTCAAGGGCAGGCTCGCGGGCAGCCGCCGGCCGCCCAAAGCGGACCCGCAACCGACCCGAGACAGCGCCTTGAGTCGCGCTGCGAGGCCGCCCGACGACAATGGAATGAAAGCGGCGAGAGAAGCGGGAAGAGCCGGGCTCACACTTACAGTTCGGGATTGTTGTCTGGCGCGCGGCGCTTGATTGGCCGCCGCCGAGGTGACTTTGCGAAAATAGCTGCCACGCCCATGCGGAACCAACTTCCGCTGCGCCCGCCGGGCGCCGTTCGAGCCTGGCTGCTGGCCATTATTGAGCTGCTGCGACGGATTAGATTGTTGAGCGATGGCGGCCACCAGCATCGGCAATGGCTGCTTCTGGGgcggctgctgctgctgcggcggcggctgctgctgctgcggcggcggcggcggcggctgcTGCTGGCTTCCAAACGGACGACAGACGCCATCAAGGAAACGGAGCGACCTCCTCAAGTGTCTCAGCGAGTCGTCGTTCGTCTTGCACAGCTCAATGGGGCGCCTGAAGAGCTGTTTTGGGCGGCGGTTGTGGTGGTTGTGTGTTTGTTTGGATGGGCAGCCATTCGGTCGGTCGGTCGGTTGCGTGTTGCGTGTGCCAAATGCGCGAGTGTGAGTTGATTTGGGCAAGGCGGCGGCGACGACGACGATGACGGCGATGGGTTAGTTTACTCAGCCAGAAAGTCAGTTTGGCGGCTGGCCGGCCGGCCGGCGGTTGATCACGGAAGCCGATAAGACCACTCGCCATTCGCCGCCGACGCTGCCGCTGACGAGCTAAAGACGGCCagaggcggcggcggcgacgGCGACGGCGACGGCGACGCCGGCCATTACTTACCTGAAGCGCGTAATTGGCCGACGGACGGAGGTTTGGCTCGCATTCTAGTGTCGCCAGCAGAGCTTCGCGCATCTCCAGCGGAACCAGGCGGCTCAATTTGAACTTGCGCCTCTCAACGAGCTTGAGTGGCGCAAGTTGGCGCGATGAGGTGAGCCGAGGCGAGTTAAGGGATGGCGGCGAGCCATCCAGTTGGAGGCCATCGAGTAGTGTAAAGAAGCGAAAGAGAGACGAAGCACGCAAGTTAGTTGCTGTTGCTGTTGCTGTTGCTGTCGGTGGCGAGCCGCGCGAATCGAGCTGCTGGCGCTTACCTTTTTGAGTTCGCGCTCGTAGCTATCGAGCCGCGAGCGGCAACTTATGGGCGGCTTGTGCCTGAACAGGTCGTACGTTTGGCCCAGAATCAGCCCGAACGAGAACAGGTCCGATTTGTGCGAACACTTTGAGTTGCGCCATATCTCGGGCGCCAAATAGTCCACCTCCGGCTGGAGGATTCCGGCGGCCGCCTTCGGCCGCTTGACGAACTCGTCGCATTTCGTTTGGTGCTGCCGATCGGTGGTCGTTTGCGGATCGAATCAATTCAAACGATTTCGTtagtatattattattatcattatTTAACCGGCGGGCGGCATTCGTTAGCGGCCGgccttttgaatttgagtctCTTATTTGAATGTGCGCGCGCGCGGGCGCTTTCAGCCGTTGGCGGGCGCCGCCCTGTGTGGGCCTCGCCGAGCCCCGAGAGTAGTTTTCAATTGGACTGTGCACTTACGAGAGTTCGCTGGCGCCGCAACGCAGATTGGCCGCCGCCGACGCCGACGGCGCTTTGGCCAACGCCAATGCCGCTTTGAGTCCCAAGCGAGTAGCGCAACATTGAGGAGCCTTCGTGGGCCATTATCGAGGCCGACTCGCTAATGGTGGCCGACTCGAATCTAATCGCGAACTGGAGGCCACTCAATTTCCAATTGTCGTTGGCGGCCAGCAGAATGTTGCCCGGATTCAGATTCCGATGGATGAGCTTACAAATGGCATGCAAATAGTGCAGCGCCTCAAGGATCTTCGCTCgcgtgttgttgttgttgttgtttttagCCAGAattgtgtgagtgtgtttggGGGGATGGAAATCGGTCGGTCGGTCGGTGGGTGGGTGGGTCGGTTTGCCGATTGGCCATTGGCCATGGATAGTTAGGGCTGGTTAGCTATGGTCGCGCCAACATCGTAATTATTATTGCTCCGAGTTGCTTTTGTTATCGTGATGAATAATATTTCGGCCCGttttgttgctgctgctgctgccgtCGCTAACTAAGCGCTGCTTCAGTTTCAATGGCCGCCACAGGAATCAATCATTATGCTTCTCTGCGAGAAAGCGAACGATGTTGCATTCGCCATTCGCCAGTCGAGAATCGCTTTCAGGCAGAGGCGCGACCATTTCTATTGAGTGGCGCCCAGAGCCGCGATTGCCGGGCCGGGCCAGGCCGGGCCAGGCCCGGAATTAGGCAAAGCGCGCCCACTAATTGACACCTGGCCGAGTGCTATAATTAGATTAGGCATCGGGCGCTATCGCTCGCCGGTTGCTCGGCTGCTGTTGCGGCGACGGCGACTCGGGCCGGCTGATTCTCGCGCGCCAGCTCGCCGGGCGCCAGACGCGGATGATAAATGAGCGCTCTGGGAGTCAACCGTTCGCAGCTGGCCGGCAGATGCTCGCCGGCTCTGGCCGGCCGGCCGGCCGCTCGACCGTTCGCTCGCTCGCTCGCTCGCCCGTCGAGCTAGATTGAAGGATCCATATCGCGCCGCCCAGCCGGCGCCGGCGCCGGCGCCACTCAACTGACGAGTTGGGCTGAGCCGAGCCGAGCTGAGCCGACTTGAGCGAGCCGCCTCGGAATCCATTATCGTCAGCCGCCGGGCGGCTAAGACACAACCCAAACACAATGGCGGCCGACTTTGAAATGCTAGTTTAGCTCGGCGGGCACGACgcagccgccgccgccgccactGCCGCAGCCGCAAACGATGAAGAGGCTTCCTCTTGGGCCGTCGTCGAGTCGCGCTCGAGTTCgagtttgagtttgaatttacacacacacacacacactcggCTCGAGTCTGGTCGAGTCGAGTCGAGTCGAGTCGGCGTCTCGCAATCCGCAATGAAGGAAAGCTGCCGACTAAgctcggcggcggcggcggcggctggAGTGAATGGAGTTGGCCAGGTGAACGTAATTACATTCcagccgccgccgccgtcgAACTCTCGAGCAACTCATCCATCTATCTCGCCCGGAAAGCTGCCGACCTGAGCCGGCGGCGGCAGCCGACCGTTTTTCTGCATTTTATTCGTTGCTGCGTAATTCTTGAAAAAAGCGAGCGAATCTCTCTCGCTCTCGTTCTTCTTTCCTTAGCCTCCGCTAAGGCAACTTGGACTCATCGACTGCAAACTGGAGGCATTCTTTTGTCCAAATAATCACCAAGCCAGCTGGAGGTGGCGGCCGCGGCGGCGGATAAATCCCCCGGCCTAATATggggcggcggcggcggcggccggcGCGTGATTGAATTCGCGTGATTCGCTCCTATTGATCTAGAGCAAGAGAATAAAATCGGCTTTtgttgagaaaagaaaaagaatgaaaaaggaACCAAAACGGAGCAGAAGACGAGACGAGCGCCGAGATTTGCGGGGAGACAAAAATTAATTATCCGCTTTGGCCGGCGCGCAAGTCGTGATCGGCGGCAACGGCGGCCGCCGCCGAGTCAAGTCGGGCTTCAATAAGGCGCCAGTCACCTGGAAGGAGGCCAATCTCGCTCGCTCGCTCGCTCGCTGGCAGGTATGCAAATCGGTTCGCGGGCTTGATTGCGCCCGGCCACCAGGGCAATCAGGCACAAGCAAAGGCCGGCGCCGATCATGCAAATCATCAGGCTGGCCGCCGCTGTTGCAAATTCAGACCCGCCGCTGCCAGCGAAaattcggccgccgccgccgccgccaatGGACGGCCAAGCGAGCGAATGAACGAGCGAGCGAGCGAGCGAACGAACGAACGAACGAATGAGTCGACGAGCCAACCAGACGagagagttaattggtcgaAGACAGTTTGACAGGCAAATTGTCTGGCGCTGGCTGGCTCTTGATTGAAGGCCGCGCTTGGTGGCCAGTTAGCTGGCTTCTCGAAAGACCGACCGACCGACCGGCCGGCCGACTGAATCGCCAGCCAATAATAATTCTTTGTTTCCAGAGCTGCCCGTCTTGACTCGGCCGGCGCAGGCTGGGCCGCAACTTCGGCGGCGGCGGCTTCGTCTTGCCGCATGATTGAAGCGGCGCCATCCCGAACGAGAGAGGTGGCATTTTTTGTCCAGAATCCGGCCAACGAACTAACACGCCAAagacggcggcggcggcgacgacgacgacgacgacgacgacaaAAACAATCGCCAGCCGCAATCTTGGAGCCGGCCGCGACTCAAAGGCCGCCAGGCTTTTAGGCCAAAAATGTCGTCCCGTTTTCGAGTAAAACTGCTTGCTCGCCTCTCGGCCCGAGTGGAGTCCTTTGTTCTGAGGGATTCGTAGCCTGGCTGGCCGGCTACGAATCGACAAGCACTCTGGCAGGCCGGCCGGCCGGCCGGCGTCGCTCTGCAATTCGTTTCAATTAACTTGCCGGCGCCGGCTGATGGTTGTGGCGACACGCTCGGCCCGCGAAATGCTGCCGGCTGGATGCGAAAATAAATTCATGGCCAAGCTCGCTAATGGGTTCACTAATGAGCAACTTTTGAGTTTAATGGCCATATTGTTTGCCCGCCTCAAGCCTTGCTCGTCGCCCTTGGCCGCCAGTGCCGTTGGTCGCTCAAGCCTCGCCGACGCTCAGCCTCAAGTTGGACTGGCCGGTCGCACTCGGCGCATCAAGCGACTCCAGCCAGGCGGAATCGATCGGGCGCTCACCTGGCCGGCCGGCCGGCCGGCCGCCATTCGCTTCAAGAGGTGGAGGAAAAAAAGAGTGTTGCCAGCCATGGACATGCTGGCGGCGGCCTTCGCGGGCGCCAAAATGATGAATTGAGAGTTCATCATCGAAATGTTTGCCACCGAAGCGCGAAGAGCGTCCGGCTGCCCGTCGGTTCACCGTCGTGGCCAGCTTAAAAATTCGCGACCCGCCGGAATGGTTAGCGCGGCGCCATTCGTTCGTTCGTTCGTTCGCTCGCATGACGGCGAGCAATTcgagccgccgccgccgccatcATTAGCCGGCCGCTCACAAACGATGCTGCTGCTGCGCCGCTCGAACAACAAGTTGCCCGGTCTGAGGGCTGTCGCGCAGCCAATTCAAGGCCGGCCGCGCAGCCACCGCCGGCGCAAGCCTTTCCTGCTCGGCCGGCCGGACGGCGGCGCGACTCTGTGTGCTGGCCGGCCGGCCGGCCGCCTGTGTTTCATTTCTGGAGAGCCGGCCACGCCCACTGGCCGCACTGCCCACAAGACCCGCTCACAGGCGCCGAACAGTTGGGCTCGGCGGTGGTCATGCTCGATTTGGCGGCTCGCCGACATTGTCGCCCAAATCAGGCGGGAGCGCGCGCGCCGCTTGCCGAGCGGCTGTGAGCCGGAGCCGATCAGTTTAGTCGGAGCCAGAGATCTGTTCGCTGGATGGCCGTCGCGCGTGatggaaaatgaaaattagcGCACTAAGACGATGGGTGTCGTGGCTGCTCGCGGCCGCCATTGCGTCGTGTTTGCTCGCCACTCTAATAATCAAACACCAGCAGCGGCATCtgaagcagcagcagcagcagcagcagccgaGCCGCAAATGGGGGCCCAAGTATCGGCTCGACTGgcccggcggcggcggcggccagGAATCAAAGGCCGGCCGCGAATCAAACCACCGCCAAGCAGCAAGCAGTGAATCAATCAATGTTTTCAGGCCAAAAATAACGCTGACCAACGAAATTATCGACCAGCTAAGCAGCGGCGCCAACGTCCGCCAGATTGAAGGCAGCCAACTGCTGCGCCAAGTGCTGGCCAGCGACTCAAGCCAACTATTGGATCTCAAAAATGTTACCTTTCCGGTGGAGCCGAGCCGAAAGTGGTGGCGCCGGCGGCGGcaccagcagcagcagcagcagcaagcAAAGCAGGGCCGGCGCCCGCATCGGGCATGTGGCCGCATCGGGCGCGCCAACCAGTCCGGGCCAATAAACGCCGAGGAGGCGAACAGCGAAGACCACGGGCTAGTTCTGCTGATTGTGGTCAATTCAAAGTGGAGCAACCACGAGCGCCGCGAACGAATCCGCTCAAGCTGGCTTAATGGGCCCAATTTAAACAGAATCCTCTGCGAGCGCCAGGAGCGTGACCCGAAAGCCAATGGCGGCGGCGCCGCCGCCACAGCCACAGTGGATGCCGCCGCGgccaccgccgccgccgccgccaccgccgccgccgccgccaccaCTAAGCCCATCAGCGCGATCAGCAGAATTGAGTACGTGTTCGCCTTGGGCCGGCCGCCGCCAGAGATCGAGAATCTTAGTGCAAGCAGCAGCGGCGGCGGCCGCGAGCGGCGATCAAGCAACAAACTCGGCGAGAGAATCTCGAGAGAATCAAAACGATTCGGCGACTTACTGGTGATAAATTTATACGAAAACTATAGATCCATGAGCCTGAAACATTTGTCCATCTTCAAGTGGCTCATGAGGATCACGTCGGCGTCATCATTCGGGCCAGGCCGACTGCTCGTGCTTAAATGCGACGACGACGCCCAGGTCGACCTACGGCAGCTGATCGACTTGTACGAGGAAAGCGCGAGCGCCCACTCAATCAGCTCCCagtcgccgccgccgccgccgccgccgccgcaattGCCGCCGATTTCAATCGGCTCAGGAGATTCAGCGGCCGCCCGCATTCATGGCCCGGCCCCTGCAACCTCCTCGATGAGCCCCTTAAAGGAGGAGCCGAATTGGATTATGTGCGCCAGATTTCCCG
Proteins encoded in this window:
- the LOC126804516 gene encoding cell pattern formation-associated protein ust1-like, with the protein product MLVAAIAQQSNPSQQLNNGQQPGSNGARRAQRKLVPHGRGSYFRKVTSAAANQAPRARQQSRTVSVSPALPASLAAFIPLSSGGLAARLKALSRQQQQQQQQQQQQQQQQQQHASHAAGPRCVSNAAHTPSAGRMLSKAHSSLYNK